One Lycium barbarum isolate Lr01 chromosome 5, ASM1917538v2, whole genome shotgun sequence genomic window carries:
- the LOC132640931 gene encoding uncharacterized protein LOC132640931: MDRACTVVCFKFVSTSVHGVLVFFFLHGFFGIIRHCSSFNSNEPHMAGCHNCCYGWGMWDLFPASMEACFALVVVFVVILAILGIAYSFLAATMAIQRFWQRHYHILTKRELLTQLNIAERHRRVATAQRMSRTTGHDQTDIRPRTTRS; this comes from the exons ATGGATAGGGCCTGCACTGTAGTATGCTTCAAATTTGTATCAACATCGGTACATG GAGTTCTTGTCTTCTTTTTCCTGCACGGATTTTTTGGGATCATACGACACTGCTCATCCTTTAATAGCAATGAACCACACATGGCTGGATGTCATAACTGTTGTTATGGCTGGGGAATGTGGGATCTTTTCCCTGCGTCAATGGAAGCATGTTTTGCTCTGGTTGTTGTCTTTGTCGTCATCCTTGCCATTCTTGGCATTGCATATAGTTTCCTTGCAGCCACAATGGCCATCCAGCGATTCTGGCAAAGACACTACCACATCCTAACCAAGAGAGAATTACTTACGCAG ttgaacATAGCAGAACgccatcgacgcgtggcaactgCGCAACGGATGTCCCGAaccaccggccacgatcaaacggacatacggcctcgaacaacccGGTCATGa